One window of the Entelurus aequoreus isolate RoL-2023_Sb linkage group LG18, RoL_Eaeq_v1.1, whole genome shotgun sequence genome contains the following:
- the LOC133633431 gene encoding keratin-like protein KRT222, which translates to MAPLATEPHLPYQEKGLENSLQQSQQLYSTQLQELSQVITGLESELEEVRGGLATQRQRHSQMLDTKIRLEREISTYRRLLEGEEGRYTGRTRQPMSLQPWGSSSTESKENGLEISFSDATITPDEPKSEPLPETTSILPEYHKSKDGSTLQRPQSLVILTEPEQDRELAISTVKTQEVLQGNVVQESAEGHGIVETENIDRVIKQWESSFFRGNPNLRRKSVSLRFDLHMAAADLGCAQTKQDSLPDVEVRLIMKRSRSAATTP; encoded by the exons atggctccTCTAGCAACCGAGCCACACCTCCCctaccag GAGAAAGGCCTGGAAAACTCCCTGCAGCAGAGCCAGCAGCTGTACTCCACCCAGCTGCAGGAACTTTCCCAGGTGATCACTGGGCTGGAGAGCGAGCTGGAGGAGGTGAGGGGCGGACTGGCCACCCAGCGTCAACGCCACAGCCAGATGCTCGACACCAAGATAAGGCTGGAGCGAGAGATTTCCACTTACAGAAGACTGCTGGAAGGGGAAGAAGGCAG GTACACAGGCCGCACCAGGCAGCCGATGAGTCTACAGCCCTGGGGCTCATCTTCGACAGAGTCTAAGGAAAACGGGCTGGAGATAAGTTTTAGTGACGCCACAATCACCCCAGATGAACCAAAGTCAGAGCCACTGCCTGAAACTACTTCGATTCTACCAGAATACCACAAATCAAAGGACGGTTCAACCCTCCAACGGCCACAGAGCCTTGTCATACTCACAG AGCCGGAGCAAGACAGGGAATTGGCGATTTCCACTGTGAAAACTCAGGAGGTTCTCCAAGGTAACGTCGTGCAGGAAAGTGCAGAGGGCCACGGCATTGTCGA GACGGAAAACATCGACAGGGTCATCAAGCAGTGGGAGAGTTCTTTCTTCAGGGGGAATCCCAACCTCCGGAGGAAGTCCGTGTCCCTGCGCTTCGACCTGCACATGGCAGCGGCAGACTTGGGCTGTGCTCAGACCAAACAAGACAGCCTCCCCGACGTCGAAGTGCGTCTCATCATGAAAAGATCCCGCAGCGCCGCAACCACACCCTAA